A stretch of the Actinomycetota bacterium genome encodes the following:
- a CDS encoding helix-turn-helix transcriptional regulator gives MTRTSTADWPCTIARSVDLFGEGWTLLIMRQAFFGTRRFEDFQKELGISRNILTLRLNRLVEDGLFEQVEYQQRPVRFEYRLTEKGRDVFPIVAAMAAYGDKWLVGDEGTPLILYHTDCDRDMHAVVTCSECAEPLTLRKVKGRRGPGYPAAGA, from the coding sequence ATGACCAGGACCAGCACGGCAGATTGGCCCTGCACGATCGCCCGCAGCGTCGATCTCTTCGGCGAAGGCTGGACCTTGCTGATCATGCGCCAGGCATTCTTTGGGACGCGCCGGTTCGAAGACTTCCAGAAGGAGCTCGGCATCAGCCGAAACATCTTGACGTTGCGACTCAACCGGTTGGTCGAGGACGGCCTCTTCGAACAGGTCGAGTATCAGCAGCGGCCGGTGCGCTTCGAGTACCGGCTGACCGAGAAGGGCCGTGACGTCTTCCCGATCGTCGCGGCGATGGCGGCCTACGGCGACAAATGGCTCGTCGGCGACGAAGGCACGCCGCTGATCCTTTATCACACGGATTGCGACCGTGACATGCACGCGGTCGTGACGTGCAGCGAGTGTGCCGAACCGCTCACCCTGCGCAAGGTGAAGGGTCGGAGAGGGCCGGGGTATCCGGCGGCCGGCGCGTGA
- a CDS encoding HD domain-containing protein: MALGPLLNDRESPYGRTVNDILILPTGPLAEASLALAQSSESRPIVDHSIRSFLLARLLADHEGCLNDVAYDEDLLFAATVMHDLGLGEYAQGQARFEVEGADLAAGVLRNQGVAEADVDKVWEAIALHACIGIADRRGLLTYLTHRGVFMDIGRTEDPVASQLRQEVFNAYPRPAGDRSIADAIVKHAARSEAAAPHGSLAAELLREHREAGGVV, from the coding sequence ATGGCGCTCGGGCCACTGTTGAACGATCGCGAATCTCCCTACGGTCGAACCGTGAACGACATCCTCATCCTTCCGACGGGGCCGCTGGCCGAGGCAAGCCTTGCGCTCGCCCAATCGTCGGAGAGCCGGCCGATCGTCGACCACAGCATCCGCAGCTTCTTGCTCGCCCGCTTGCTCGCCGACCATGAGGGCTGTCTGAACGATGTGGCGTACGACGAGGACCTGCTCTTCGCGGCCACCGTGATGCACGACCTCGGACTCGGTGAGTACGCGCAGGGTCAGGCTCGCTTCGAGGTGGAGGGCGCCGATCTCGCCGCCGGTGTGCTGAGGAATCAAGGTGTCGCGGAAGCCGACGTTGACAAGGTCTGGGAGGCGATCGCACTGCACGCATGCATCGGCATCGCCGACCGACGCGGCCTGCTGACCTACCTCACCCACAGGGGCGTCTTCATGGACATCGGTCGAACCGAGGATCCGGTCGCGAGCCAGCTGCGCCAGGAGGTGTTCAACGCGTATCCGCGACCCGCTGGAGATCGCTCCATCGCAGACGCGATCGTCAAGCACGCGGCTCGGTCCGAGGCGGCCGCGCCTCACGGGTCACTCGCCGCCGAACTCCTTCGCGAGCATCGCGAAGCGGGCGGCGTCGTCTGA
- a CDS encoding helix-turn-helix domain-containing protein, with amino-acid sequence MSPPRRHRVAVLVLPGVLPLEFGAATQIFARDPHYDLAVCAEARTVPGSGFTITTAAGLEGVERAETVIVPGYQDVDAVVTTAALDALRTAHAKGVRLVSICTGAFALALAGVLDGRRATTHWRWADELQRRFPEIEVLPNRLFVDDGDLLTSAGVTTGIDLCLHLIRRDHGAAAANTRARYLVAPPQRHSGQAQYVDRLVRSEENGNELDSLRQWMRENLALPLDLDMLAQRAHMSRRTLTRRFREETGVAPMAWLTDARLDRARELLETTAEPVEKIGRLTGLGAPASVRAAFHRRVGTSPQEYRSLFRHLATPG; translated from the coding sequence ATGAGCCCTCCGCGGCGGCATCGGGTCGCTGTCCTCGTACTGCCCGGTGTCCTCCCGCTCGAGTTCGGAGCAGCCACGCAGATCTTCGCCCGCGACCCTCACTACGACCTGGCGGTGTGCGCGGAAGCCCGGACGGTTCCCGGCTCGGGGTTCACGATCACGACAGCGGCCGGCCTCGAAGGGGTCGAACGCGCCGAGACGGTGATCGTCCCGGGGTACCAGGACGTCGATGCCGTCGTCACGACAGCTGCGCTCGACGCACTGCGCACGGCACACGCGAAAGGCGTCCGCCTGGTGTCGATTTGCACGGGCGCTTTCGCCCTCGCCTTGGCCGGCGTCCTCGACGGACGTCGCGCGACGACGCATTGGCGATGGGCCGACGAGCTGCAGCGCCGCTTCCCCGAGATCGAGGTGTTGCCGAACCGCCTCTTCGTCGACGACGGCGACCTCCTCACGTCCGCCGGTGTCACAACTGGCATCGATTTGTGCCTCCATCTGATCCGCCGTGACCACGGCGCGGCCGCGGCCAACACACGCGCCCGCTACTTGGTCGCACCACCACAGCGCCATAGCGGACAAGCCCAGTACGTCGATCGGCTGGTGCGGTCCGAAGAGAACGGCAACGAGCTTGATTCGCTTCGCCAGTGGATGCGGGAAAATCTCGCGCTTCCGCTCGACCTCGACATGCTCGCTCAGCGCGCGCACATGTCCCGGCGAACACTCACGCGCCGGTTCCGCGAGGAGACGGGAGTGGCTCCGATGGCGTGGCTCACTGATGCACGCCTCGACCGGGCGCGCGAGCTTCTGGAGACGACGGCGGAGCCGGTCGAAAAGATCGGTCGCCTCACGGGTCTCGGCGCGCCTGCGTCAGTTCGAGCGGCGTTTCACCGGCGCGTCGGCACGTCGCCCCAGGAGTACCGCTCGCTCTTCCGCCACCTCGCGACGCCCGGTTGA
- a CDS encoding nuclear transport factor 2 family protein: MNDGDAALQRLLDKDEIVDLVHRYSYFVDHKRADEVVALFTQDCVVDYGPGMRLPVRAVFGSARTEGSPGFVVTSHHNANVLVKFEGNDRAVVRTSVYAWHQMTDGEAPRLWGYYHDVVVRTPEGWRFSERVLRVAGQEHWDMAWHPLVDPEDAYS, translated from the coding sequence ATGAACGACGGCGACGCCGCGCTGCAGCGGCTGCTGGACAAGGACGAGATCGTGGATCTCGTCCATCGCTACTCTTACTTCGTCGACCACAAGCGTGCCGACGAGGTCGTGGCCCTCTTCACCCAGGACTGCGTCGTCGACTACGGGCCGGGCATGCGGCTGCCCGTGCGTGCCGTATTCGGCAGCGCCCGCACCGAGGGCAGCCCCGGCTTCGTCGTCACCAGCCACCACAACGCCAACGTGCTCGTGAAGTTCGAGGGCAACGATCGAGCTGTGGTGCGAACATCGGTTTACGCCTGGCACCAGATGACCGATGGCGAAGCTCCGCGGCTGTGGGGCTACTACCACGACGTCGTCGTGCGGACGCCCGAGGGCTGGCGGTTCTCCGAGCGGGTGCTGCGGGTGGCGGGTCAGGAGCATTGGGACATGGCCTGGCACCCGCTCGTCGACCCTGAAGACGCCTACTCCTAG
- a CDS encoding PadR family transcriptional regulator, translating to MSVRHALLALLSEGPKYGLQLRQEFEARTGEVWPLNVGQVYTTLQRLERDGFVSSEGEAEDGPQRNFRITSNGEAELAEWLRTPPDLSSPPRDELVIKVLVAARLPGVDVREVVQVHRRHLVELMQQWTRIKDLAAEDDVALALVVDAELFRLDGVIRWLDTADGRLKRAAPEPPAAPASPLPKLPRRVGVRR from the coding sequence ATGAGCGTACGTCACGCGCTGTTGGCGTTGTTGAGCGAAGGGCCAAAGTACGGCCTGCAGCTCCGACAGGAGTTCGAGGCCCGGACCGGGGAGGTGTGGCCGCTCAACGTTGGGCAGGTCTACACGACGCTGCAACGCCTGGAGCGCGACGGTTTCGTGTCTTCCGAAGGCGAGGCCGAAGACGGCCCACAGCGGAACTTTCGGATCACGAGCAACGGCGAGGCGGAGTTGGCGGAGTGGTTGCGGACGCCGCCCGATCTCTCGTCGCCACCCCGCGATGAGCTGGTGATCAAGGTGCTTGTCGCGGCCCGGTTGCCTGGCGTCGACGTGCGCGAGGTGGTCCAGGTCCACCGTCGCCATCTGGTGGAGCTGATGCAGCAGTGGACTCGGATCAAGGACCTGGCCGCAGAAGACGACGTGGCACTGGCCCTGGTTGTGGACGCGGAGTTGTTCCGACTGGACGGCGTGATCCGCTGGCTTGACACCGCCGACGGCCGTCTCAAGCGCGCCGCGCCCGAGCCGCCGGCCGCCCCGGCCTCGCCGCTGCCGAAGCTGCCGAGACGAGTGGGGGTACGGCGATGA
- a CDS encoding ABC transporter ATP-binding protein — MTTLELRQVSKRYVDGASDVHALREVRLTVDAGELVAVMGPSGSGKSTLLTIAGSLEEATSGEVVIDGQLLSTMSANDRARLRRRSIGFVFQDFNLLAGLTAEENVSLPLELDGRPLRSARQMARDALDQLGVADQATRFPDELSGGERQRVAIARAVVGDRHLLLADEPSGALDSVNAEAVMRLVRAACHRGVAGVVVTHDAQLASWADRVMFLRDGRVVDQTAPPPPPESLLVSDPAR; from the coding sequence ATGACAACCTTGGAGTTGCGGCAGGTGTCGAAGCGCTACGTCGACGGCGCCAGCGACGTGCACGCCCTGCGCGAAGTGCGCCTGACCGTCGATGCGGGCGAGCTCGTGGCGGTGATGGGCCCGAGCGGCTCGGGCAAGAGCACGCTGCTGACGATCGCCGGCAGTCTCGAAGAAGCCACATCCGGCGAGGTTGTGATCGACGGCCAGCTGCTGTCGACCATGTCCGCGAACGACCGGGCTCGGCTCCGGCGCCGTTCGATCGGTTTCGTCTTTCAGGACTTCAACCTGCTCGCCGGCCTGACCGCGGAGGAGAACGTATCCCTGCCCCTCGAGCTCGACGGCCGCCCGCTCAGGTCGGCCCGGCAGATGGCGCGCGACGCATTGGATCAGCTGGGCGTGGCCGATCAGGCCACCCGGTTTCCCGACGAGCTCTCCGGCGGGGAGCGTCAGCGGGTCGCCATCGCCCGGGCGGTGGTCGGCGATCGCCATCTCCTCCTCGCCGACGAGCCGTCCGGGGCTCTGGACTCGGTCAACGCCGAGGCGGTCATGCGGCTCGTGCGCGCTGCTTGTCACCGCGGCGTGGCCGGCGTCGTGGTCACCCACGACGCGCAGCTGGCGTCGTGGGCCGACCGGGTGATGTTCCTGCGCGACGGCCGGGTGGTCGATCAGACCGCGCCGCCTCCGCCACCGGAGTCGCTGCTTGTCTCCGACCCGGCCCGATGA
- a CDS encoding FtsX-like permease family protein encodes MTASVSDPVAYGGRGNGGAAARRAIIRWSARLFRREWRQQALLLALVTVAVAATVGGLALATSAPPNPSTTVSLPGNDPRLNDDLAAITAAFGAGQVIHHQRVAIPGSVATIDLRAQDTGPAHPTIRLLAGRLPSNTSEVAITRRVAAILGLKVGNTWADGDRSFQVVGLVENPQDLHDAFALTTTGGADPPTSVAVVVPGSPDRLPRVNPPSGSPLEIDGVSAASTAAAALAVLALATMGLLFVGLVAVAGFTVVAQRHLRALGMLASLGANRRHVRLVMLANGGAVGLAGALAGTLVGVGGWLTLAPAMETVVGHRIDRFDLPWWGVAAAVCLAVATAVVAAWWPARSLSRMSVMAALSGRPPRPRPAHRFATAGCGLLFAGVIGLVLANPSVAPGDSSHHGRLLLVVGLLTATVGLLLLAPLAIGSLASRAGRAPVPARLALRDLSRYRARSGAALAAVTLAVVIAVSISVTAAYQSAGNGPTLANLPANQLAVYRSDPREPLPDINADELHTAQQGVATIATGLGAAKIVELDTARDPTSEVLQGLRLP; translated from the coding sequence ATGACGGCTTCGGTCTCCGATCCCGTCGCGTACGGGGGACGGGGGAACGGTGGCGCCGCGGCACGTCGCGCCATCATTCGGTGGTCGGCACGCCTGTTCCGACGTGAGTGGCGCCAGCAGGCGCTGCTTCTGGCTCTTGTGACCGTCGCGGTAGCTGCCACCGTCGGCGGGCTGGCCCTGGCTACCAGCGCGCCACCCAACCCCAGCACCACCGTCAGCCTCCCCGGCAACGATCCCCGACTGAACGACGACCTCGCCGCCATCACCGCCGCCTTCGGGGCCGGCCAAGTCATCCACCACCAGCGGGTGGCCATCCCCGGCTCGGTCGCCACCATCGATCTGCGGGCCCAGGACACCGGCCCCGCCCACCCGACCATCCGGCTCCTCGCCGGACGGCTGCCGTCCAACACGAGCGAAGTGGCCATCACCCGCCGGGTGGCCGCCATCCTCGGTCTGAAGGTCGGCAACACCTGGGCCGACGGAGACCGGTCCTTCCAGGTCGTCGGGCTGGTCGAGAACCCACAAGACCTCCACGATGCGTTCGCCCTGACGACCACGGGCGGAGCCGATCCGCCGACCAGCGTCGCGGTCGTCGTGCCCGGTTCGCCCGACCGGCTCCCCCGCGTCAACCCGCCGAGCGGCTCACCGCTGGAGATCGACGGCGTCTCGGCCGCCTCCACGGCGGCCGCCGCTCTGGCGGTCTTGGCACTCGCCACCATGGGCCTGCTCTTCGTCGGTCTCGTCGCGGTGGCAGGGTTCACCGTCGTCGCCCAACGTCACCTGCGAGCGCTTGGCATGCTCGCGTCGCTGGGGGCCAACCGGCGCCACGTCCGCCTCGTCATGTTGGCCAACGGCGGCGCCGTCGGTCTGGCCGGCGCATTGGCCGGCACGCTCGTCGGCGTGGGCGGCTGGCTCACCCTCGCACCCGCGATGGAGACCGTCGTCGGCCACCGCATCGATCGATTCGACCTCCCCTGGTGGGGGGTCGCCGCCGCCGTCTGCCTGGCCGTCGCCACCGCCGTCGTCGCCGCGTGGTGGCCTGCGCGATCACTGTCGCGCATGTCGGTGATGGCCGCCCTATCGGGCCGACCGCCTCGCCCGCGACCGGCCCATCGGTTCGCGACCGCGGGGTGCGGCCTACTGTTCGCCGGGGTCATCGGCTTGGTCCTGGCCAATCCCTCGGTCGCGCCGGGGGACAGCTCCCATCACGGCCGGCTCCTCCTCGTGGTCGGCCTCCTGACCGCCACCGTGGGCCTGCTCCTCCTCGCACCACTCGCCATCGGCTCGTTGGCATCCCGCGCCGGCCGCGCTCCCGTCCCGGCCCGCCTCGCCCTCCGCGACCTGTCCCGCTATCGAGCCCGATCTGGCGCCGCCCTCGCCGCCGTCACCCTTGCCGTCGTCATTGCCGTGAGCATCTCCGTCACCGCCGCCTACCAGTCGGCGGGCAACGGACCCACGCTCGCCAACCTGCCCGCCAACCAGTTGGCCGTCTACCGCTCGGACCCACGTGAGCCGCTCCCCGACATCAACGCCGACGAGCTCCACACCGCCCAGCAAGGCGTCGCCACTATCGCGACCGGCCTCGGCGCCGCGAAGATCGTCGAGCTCGACACCGCTCGGGACCCGACCAGCGAGGTCCTGCAAGGCCTACGACTTCCC
- the katG gene encoding catalase/peroxidase HPI, which produces MAGPPRTENHVSDRGSESESPAIPSPTPEPHRPRSNRDWWPDQLDLSVLHQHTPQSNPMDDDFDYAEAFKSLDLDALKRDIVEVMTTSQDWWPADYGHYGPLFIRMTWHAAGTYRIADGRGGAGSGDQRFAPLNSWPDNANLDKARRLLWPVKQKYGQKISWADLLVYAGNVAMESMGFTTFGMGFGRQDIWEPDEVFWGPEDTWLGDERYGGDRELAGPFGAVQMGLIYVNPEGPNGNPDPRAAARDIRETFARMAMNDEETVALIVGGHTFGKCHGAGDPDLVGPEPEGCPVEHQGLGWISSFGTGKAADTITSGLEGAWTNDPINWDNGYLDNLFNYDYELTTSPAGAKQWTPKNPEAQGTVPDAHDPTKRHAPMMLTTDLALKVDPIYEPIAKRFHENPKELADAFGKAWFKLLHRDMGPVSRYLGPWVPEPQLWQDPIPAVDHELVGDADVAVLKSKLLASGLSISQLVTTAWASAATFRFTDKRGGANGARIRLAPQKDWEVNQPAELAKVLQALEQVQQDFNGSQSGGTRVSLADLIVLGGGAAIEQAAKKAGHDITVPFAPGRTDAVQEQTDTDSFAVLEPTADGFRNYLRAGEKQRPETLLLDRASLLSLTAPEMTVLVGGLRALNANVGQSPHGVFTDRPETLTNDFFVNLLDMNTEWKTSSSENVYEGRDRATGKVTRTATAVDLVFGSNSQLRALSEVYASDDSKEKFVRDFVAAWDKVMRLDRFDLA; this is translated from the coding sequence GTGGCAGGACCACCGAGAACGGAGAACCACGTGTCTGACCGCGGCAGCGAAAGCGAGAGCCCAGCCATTCCCTCCCCGACTCCCGAGCCGCACCGGCCCAGGTCGAACCGCGACTGGTGGCCGGACCAGCTGGATCTGTCGGTTCTTCACCAGCACACGCCTCAGTCCAACCCGATGGACGACGATTTCGACTACGCAGAAGCGTTCAAGAGTCTCGACCTCGACGCGTTGAAGCGGGACATCGTCGAGGTGATGACGACATCGCAGGACTGGTGGCCCGCGGACTACGGCCACTACGGGCCGCTCTTCATCCGGATGACGTGGCATGCGGCCGGCACGTATCGCATCGCCGACGGCCGAGGCGGTGCGGGTAGCGGCGATCAGCGCTTTGCACCGCTCAACAGCTGGCCTGACAACGCGAATCTCGACAAGGCGCGTCGGCTGCTCTGGCCGGTGAAGCAGAAGTACGGTCAGAAGATCTCCTGGGCCGATCTCCTGGTCTACGCCGGCAACGTTGCCATGGAGTCGATGGGATTCACGACGTTCGGGATGGGCTTCGGGCGCCAGGACATCTGGGAGCCCGACGAGGTCTTCTGGGGCCCGGAGGACACGTGGCTCGGCGATGAGCGCTACGGCGGCGACCGGGAACTCGCCGGTCCGTTCGGTGCCGTCCAGATGGGCCTGATCTACGTCAACCCGGAGGGACCGAACGGCAACCCGGATCCGCGGGCTGCCGCCCGGGACATCCGAGAGACCTTCGCCCGCATGGCGATGAACGACGAGGAGACGGTCGCGCTCATCGTCGGCGGACACACCTTCGGCAAGTGCCATGGCGCAGGCGATCCGGACCTCGTCGGCCCGGAGCCCGAGGGTTGCCCCGTCGAGCATCAGGGCCTTGGTTGGATCAGCAGCTTCGGCACCGGCAAAGCCGCCGACACCATCACCAGCGGGCTCGAAGGCGCGTGGACCAACGACCCGATCAACTGGGACAACGGCTACCTCGACAACCTGTTCAACTACGACTACGAGCTGACGACGAGTCCCGCGGGGGCCAAGCAGTGGACCCCCAAGAATCCCGAGGCGCAAGGCACGGTGCCCGACGCGCACGATCCGACGAAGCGCCACGCGCCGATGATGCTGACAACCGACCTCGCGCTGAAGGTCGATCCCATCTACGAGCCGATCGCCAAGCGCTTCCACGAGAACCCCAAGGAGCTCGCAGACGCGTTCGGCAAGGCGTGGTTCAAGCTGTTGCACCGCGACATGGGGCCCGTCTCGCGCTACCTCGGTCCGTGGGTTCCCGAGCCCCAGCTGTGGCAGGACCCCATCCCCGCTGTCGACCACGAACTGGTCGGCGACGCGGACGTCGCCGTCCTCAAGAGCAAGCTCCTCGCGTCGGGCCTGTCCATCTCCCAACTCGTCACCACCGCATGGGCGTCGGCGGCCACCTTCCGCTTCACCGACAAGCGCGGCGGGGCCAACGGCGCACGGATTCGCCTCGCACCGCAGAAGGACTGGGAGGTGAACCAGCCGGCTGAGCTGGCCAAGGTGCTGCAAGCTCTCGAGCAGGTCCAGCAAGACTTCAACGGCTCACAGTCCGGTGGAACGAGAGTCTCGCTCGCGGACCTCATCGTCCTGGGCGGCGGCGCGGCCATCGAGCAGGCGGCGAAGAAGGCCGGGCACGACATCACGGTCCCGTTCGCGCCGGGCCGTACCGACGCCGTCCAGGAGCAGACCGACACGGACTCGTTCGCCGTGCTCGAACCAACCGCAGATGGATTCCGCAACTACCTCCGCGCAGGAGAGAAGCAACGGCCCGAGACCCTGCTGCTCGATCGGGCCAGCCTGCTGTCGCTGACCGCTCCCGAGATGACGGTGCTCGTCGGTGGGCTGCGCGCCCTGAACGCCAACGTGGGCCAATCGCCGCACGGCGTCTTCACCGACCGGCCCGAGACCTTGACCAACGACTTCTTCGTGAACCTGCTCGACATGAATACCGAGTGGAAGACATCCTCGTCGGAGAACGTGTACGAAGGTCGCGATCGCGCGACGGGCAAGGTCACGCGGACTGCCACGGCCGTCGACCTCGTCTTCGGTTCGAACTCACAACTCCGCGCTCTCTCCGAGGTCTACGCATCTGACGACTCGAAGGAGAAGTTCGTGCGTGACTTCGTCGCCGCGTGGGACAAGGTCATGAGGCTCGATCGCTTCGACCTCGCCTGA
- a CDS encoding transcriptional repressor — MAGLSLSLPRSDTWFSVLGGPATGSGPSWKCSNLGGALSQELCEYWKPSGAASRLGCVGPAPTLLERLRARGWRVTPQRRAVAQVLTGDHVHLTADDVLEGARTILPEVSLATVYNTLRDLVEMGELLELRVGNGPARYDPNTGTAHHHLVCTVCHRLVDVHPAGLDDLGLPLDQRHGYVLDEIDITFRGRCPNCVRTDTTKPRVGTGTGVT, encoded by the coding sequence ATGGCTGGGCTCTCGCTTTCGCTGCCGCGGTCAGACACGTGGTTCTCCGTTCTCGGTGGTCCTGCCACCGGAAGTGGCCCAAGTTGGAAGTGTTCTAATCTCGGAGGAGCACTGAGTCAAGAGCTATGCGAATATTGGAAACCGAGTGGCGCGGCCTCTAGGCTTGGTTGCGTGGGACCCGCACCGACGCTCCTCGAACGCCTCCGCGCCCGTGGCTGGCGGGTCACGCCCCAGCGGCGCGCGGTCGCTCAGGTTTTGACCGGCGATCACGTGCACCTCACGGCCGACGACGTTCTGGAAGGGGCACGCACCATCCTGCCTGAAGTGTCCCTCGCCACCGTCTACAACACGCTTCGGGACCTGGTCGAGATGGGCGAGCTGCTCGAGCTGCGGGTTGGCAACGGCCCCGCGCGCTACGACCCCAACACCGGCACCGCCCACCACCATTTGGTGTGCACGGTCTGCCACCGACTCGTCGATGTCCATCCCGCGGGCCTCGACGACCTCGGTCTACCGCTCGACCAACGCCATGGCTATGTGCTCGACGAGATCGACATCACGTTCCGCGGCCGGTGCCCGAACTGCGTCCGAACCGACACCACCAAACCACGCGTTGGAACGGGGACCGGCGTCACGTAG
- a CDS encoding ABC transporter substrate-binding protein, whose product MILGARVTRRRERRKRFCLLRAALAGLALLGLLAACGGSSKSGSPSTTAQRGTESTALGVGVTPTEIKLGVALIDFNCVKDFVDSIRINQDQVYQAFIDDVNAKGGINGRKIVSVYDSYCPINTAGPLSVCTKLTEDDRVFAITGNFFDTSGDGQTCVTKQHQRVLLSFNLTQAIIDKAPPGLLLYAGATNERTTRVVLKLLEKQRTLVGKKVAALGATQEAGVVNGTIVPGLRKLGLQLGTTAILTITGTDTTAAQTQLDSFIERWKGEGVEAIFLAGNEVSGAKQFVTKIRSAMPKVILISDNTDVKGPAQDLTKAGVKPNPYEGIFSAGGPTPIEYDKSEHWKYCAAIYEKYTGKHAPNSQEVVPGPGGKTLETNASINDACQVITMFRDIATRVGKNLNNANWTKTVDTFGHIDNYGSGPYSSLHKGKYDAEDNFRLEAFDSSIPPIGNWRGITAVENITGG is encoded by the coding sequence CTGATCTTGGGGGCGCGCGTGACACGACGGCGAGAACGACGCAAAAGGTTCTGCCTGCTGCGGGCGGCCCTTGCCGGCTTGGCGCTACTGGGGCTGTTGGCCGCGTGTGGGGGCTCCTCGAAGAGCGGCTCCCCGTCGACGACGGCTCAACGCGGTACTGAATCGACGGCCCTTGGCGTCGGAGTGACACCTACGGAGATCAAGCTCGGGGTGGCGCTCATCGACTTCAACTGCGTCAAGGACTTCGTCGACTCGATCCGCATCAACCAGGATCAGGTGTACCAAGCGTTCATCGACGACGTCAACGCCAAGGGTGGGATCAACGGTCGCAAGATCGTGTCCGTGTACGACAGCTATTGTCCGATCAACACCGCCGGTCCGCTTTCGGTGTGCACGAAGCTGACCGAAGACGACAGGGTGTTCGCCATCACGGGGAACTTCTTCGACACGTCTGGTGACGGTCAGACCTGCGTCACGAAGCAGCACCAACGCGTCCTGCTGTCGTTCAACCTGACGCAGGCAATCATCGACAAGGCGCCGCCCGGTCTCCTCCTCTATGCCGGGGCCACGAACGAGCGAACGACCAGGGTCGTGCTCAAGCTCTTGGAGAAGCAGCGCACCCTCGTCGGCAAGAAGGTCGCCGCGCTCGGCGCGACACAAGAGGCAGGGGTGGTCAACGGAACGATCGTGCCCGGCTTGAGGAAGCTCGGGTTACAGCTCGGCACCACCGCGATTCTAACGATCACCGGGACCGATACGACCGCTGCGCAGACGCAGCTCGACAGCTTCATCGAGCGGTGGAAGGGCGAAGGTGTCGAGGCGATCTTCCTCGCCGGCAACGAGGTGTCGGGCGCGAAGCAGTTCGTCACCAAAATCCGTAGCGCGATGCCCAAGGTCATCCTCATCTCCGACAACACCGACGTGAAGGGTCCCGCGCAGGACTTGACAAAGGCCGGTGTCAAGCCCAATCCATACGAGGGGATCTTTTCGGCGGGCGGCCCCACGCCGATCGAGTACGACAAGAGCGAGCACTGGAAGTACTGCGCCGCGATCTACGAGAAGTACACCGGTAAGCACGCACCGAACTCACAGGAGGTCGTTCCCGGTCCGGGCGGCAAGACGCTCGAAACCAACGCCTCGATCAACGACGCGTGCCAGGTGATCACGATGTTCCGCGACATCGCCACGCGGGTGGGCAAGAACCTCAACAACGCCAACTGGACCAAGACGGTTGACACCTTCGGCCACATCGACAACTACGGCTCGGGACCGTACTCCTCGCTGCACAAGGGGAAGTACGACGCCGAGGACAACTTCCGCCTCGAAGCGTTCGACTCCTCCATCCCACCGATAGGCAACTGGCGGGGAATCACCGCGGTCGAGAACATCACCGGCGGATAG